The Primulina eburnea isolate SZY01 chromosome 6, ASM2296580v1, whole genome shotgun sequence genome contains a region encoding:
- the LOC140834016 gene encoding uncharacterized protein At5g01610-like: MIPLRYFTVPLSTLFFICWFLSVATCNQISEDSSIYDILNLYGLPMGLFPKGVRNFNFDKSGKFQVYLDQACNAKFENELHYEMNVSGVLSYGQIDGLSGMTAQDLFLWFPVIEIRVDIPSSGLIYFDVGVVSKKFSLSLFETPRDCLAVLSSDLQNERNTMQTVSKILHKTELDQGNAFRAAL, from the exons ATGATCCCTTTACGCTATTTTACCGTCCCACTATCCACTCTCTTCTTCATCTGCTGGTTTCTAAGTGTCGCCACGTGCAATCAGATATCAGAAGATTCATCCATTTATGATATTCTTAATCTTTATGGGCTGCCCATGGGGCTATTCCCCAAAGGGGTGAGAAATTTCAACTTTGATAAGTCCGGGAAATTCCAAGTTTACTTGGATCAAGCTTGCAATGCCAAGTTCGAGAATGAATTGCACTACGAAATGAATGTTTCGGGCGTTTTGAGCTACGGACAGATCGATGGGCTATCTGGGATGACGGCCCAAGATTTGTTCTTGTGGTTTCCGGTGATTGAAATTCGGGTTGATATTCCCAGCTCAGGGTTGATTTATTTTGATGTTGGTGTCGTTTCTAAGAAATTTTCGTTGTCTTTGTTTGAAACTCCGAGGGATTGTTTGGCTGTTTTAAGCTCTGATCTTCAAAATGAAAGGAATACTATGCAGACTGTTTCCAAG ATTTTACACAAGACAGAGCTTGATCAGGGAAATGCTTTTAGGGCAGCCTTATAG